A stretch of bacterium DNA encodes these proteins:
- the acpP gene encoding acyl carrier protein, with the protein MADVAGKVKEIIVEQLGVTPEQVTPEASFIEDLGADSLDTVELVMALEEEFDIQIPDEEAEKITTVQQAVDYIINKKGE; encoded by the coding sequence ATGGCGGACGTTGCCGGAAAAGTCAAAGAGATCATCGTCGAGCAGTTGGGCGTAACGCCGGAGCAGGTTACGCCGGAAGCATCGTTCATCGAGGACCTGGGCGCCGACTCGCTGGACACGGTAGAACTCGTAATGGCGTTGGAAGAGGAATTCGACATTCAGATACCGGACGAAGAGGCGGAGAAGATAACGACCGTACAGCAAGCGGTCGACTATATAATCAACAAGAAAGGCGAGTAG
- the fabG gene encoding 3-oxoacyl-[acyl-carrier-protein] reductase produces the protein MPEFENKVAVVTGAARGIGRAVAARLAKGGASLALCDVLADEVDEAATALAQEYDVPARGYVVDVADAEAVNGFASGVPKEFGSLDILVNNAGIARDGLLIRMSDDDFDRVLKVNLYGAFYFCRAAGRIMAKQRSGKIINMSSVIGVMGNAGQANYAAAKGGLIALTKTVAKELAGRGVNVNAVAPGFIETEMTASLADEVKEEYKKLIPVGRFGAPQDVAEVVAFLASEASAYLTGQLIFVDGGMMM, from the coding sequence ATGCCGGAATTCGAAAACAAAGTAGCGGTGGTGACGGGCGCGGCGCGAGGGATAGGCCGTGCCGTAGCCGCGCGGCTGGCGAAGGGCGGCGCCTCGCTGGCGCTGTGCGACGTCCTGGCCGACGAGGTCGACGAGGCGGCGACGGCGCTGGCGCAGGAATACGACGTGCCGGCGCGGGGATACGTCGTCGACGTCGCCGACGCGGAGGCGGTCAACGGCTTCGCGTCGGGAGTTCCCAAAGAATTCGGCTCGCTCGACATCCTGGTTAACAACGCCGGCATCGCCCGCGACGGCCTACTGATACGGATGAGCGACGACGACTTCGACCGCGTCCTCAAAGTCAACCTCTACGGCGCGTTCTACTTCTGCCGGGCGGCGGGCCGCATAATGGCCAAACAACGCTCGGGCAAGATAATCAACATGTCGTCGGTCATCGGCGTGATGGGCAACGCGGGGCAGGCGAACTACGCCGCGGCCAAGGGCGGCCTTATCGCGTTGACCAAAACCGTGGCCAAAGAGCTCGCCGGCCGGGGCGTCAACGTCAACGCCGTGGCGCCGGGCTTCATCGAAACCGAGATGACGGCCTCCCTCGCCGACGAGGTCAAAGAGGAGTATAAGAAGCTCATCCCGGTGGGGCGGTTCGGCGCGCCCCAGGACGTGGCGGAAGTCGTCGCGTTCCTGGCGTCGGAGGCCTCGGCCTACCTCACCGGCCAATTGATCTTCGTCGACGGCGGGATGATGATGTGA
- the fabD gene encoding ACP S-malonyltransferase, producing the protein MAIAFLFPGQGSAEVGMGAELFEREPLLDEYFGKVSAALGRDLKAITLEGPEETLVATENAQPAIFALSAACFDLFGERCPRAADFYAGHSLGEYTALYAAGALSLEDAASLVCQRGQFIADACARTPGAMAAVMGLDDEAVEKICEEASAAGVVVPANYNTPGQVVVSGSEPGVARAGELAGERGGKFVPLKVSGAFHSPLVAAAGERMKEALKKVMVQPPAAVFIANASGKAAGQPEVIRDLLYKQISRPVRWSETLERMTAGDVDVVVEFGHGRVLTGMFKKVKRDARVFNVGDEASLAAAVEACREFAL; encoded by the coding sequence ATGGCGATCGCATTCTTATTTCCGGGACAAGGTTCGGCCGAAGTCGGCATGGGCGCCGAACTGTTCGAGCGCGAACCGTTGCTCGACGAATACTTCGGCAAGGTCTCGGCGGCGCTGGGCCGCGACCTCAAGGCCATAACGCTCGAGGGCCCGGAGGAGACGCTGGTCGCGACCGAGAACGCGCAGCCGGCCATCTTCGCGCTTTCGGCCGCTTGCTTCGACCTCTTCGGCGAACGGTGCCCGCGGGCCGCGGACTTCTACGCCGGCCACAGCCTCGGCGAGTACACCGCGCTCTACGCCGCCGGCGCGCTTTCGCTCGAGGACGCCGCGTCGCTGGTCTGCCAACGCGGCCAATTCATCGCCGACGCGTGCGCCCGAACGCCGGGGGCGATGGCCGCGGTGATGGGCCTGGACGACGAGGCCGTGGAGAAGATTTGCGAGGAAGCCTCGGCGGCGGGGGTCGTGGTGCCGGCGAACTACAACACGCCGGGGCAAGTGGTCGTGTCGGGGAGCGAGCCGGGCGTCGCGCGCGCGGGTGAGCTCGCCGGGGAACGGGGCGGCAAGTTCGTGCCGTTGAAAGTCTCGGGCGCGTTCCACTCGCCGCTCGTCGCCGCCGCGGGTGAGCGAATGAAGGAAGCGCTGAAGAAAGTGATGGTCCAACCGCCGGCGGCGGTTTTCATAGCCAACGCTTCGGGAAAAGCGGCCGGCCAGCCGGAGGTCATAAGGGACCTCTTATATAAGCAGATCTCGCGGCCGGTGCGGTGGAGCGAGACGTTGGAGCGGATGACGGCCGGGGACGTAGACGTCGTCGTCGAGTTCGGCCACGGCCGCGTCCTGACCGGGATGTTTAAAAAAGTAAAACGCGACGCCCGGGTCTTCAACGTGGGCGACGAGGCGAGCCTGGCCGCCGCCGTCGAGGCGTGCCGGGAATTCGCGCTCTGA
- a CDS encoding beta-ketoacyl-ACP synthase III, which translates to MAGKGRRAAFLGVGRYAPEKVLTNFDLEKMVDTTDEWIIERTGIRERRIASDDQAASDLAVPAALNALEAAGVSPEELDLILLGTVTPDYFFPSTACVVQNKIGARNAAALDTSVGCSAFIYGCNIASQFIETGRYEHILVIGVETLSKLTDYTDRNTCVLFGDGAGAAVLGPARGDGGILATHMKADGSLGYLLEMPGGGSRQPPTHESLDAKLHYIKMAGREVFKNAVRSMVEAGQYVLDEAGYTGEDVDLLIPHQANWRIMSVVADKLKIPHEKVFVNLDKYGNTSAASIPIALSEAVEQGRVKAGDLVLNVAFGAGFTWAANLVRWE; encoded by the coding sequence ATGGCGGGTAAAGGCCGCCGGGCCGCTTTCCTCGGCGTGGGCCGGTACGCCCCCGAGAAAGTGTTGACGAACTTCGACCTGGAGAAGATGGTCGATACCACCGACGAGTGGATAATCGAGCGTACCGGCATCCGCGAGCGCCGCATCGCGAGCGACGACCAGGCGGCGTCGGACCTCGCCGTCCCCGCGGCGCTGAACGCGCTCGAGGCGGCGGGCGTATCGCCGGAAGAATTGGACCTCATCCTCCTGGGGACCGTTACGCCCGACTACTTCTTCCCCAGCACCGCCTGCGTCGTTCAGAATAAAATCGGCGCCAGGAACGCCGCGGCCTTGGATACCTCCGTAGGCTGTTCCGCCTTCATCTACGGCTGCAACATCGCGAGCCAGTTCATCGAGACCGGCCGCTACGAACACATCCTGGTCATCGGCGTCGAGACGCTTAGCAAGCTCACGGACTACACCGACCGCAATACGTGCGTCCTGTTCGGCGACGGCGCCGGCGCCGCGGTGCTCGGGCCGGCGCGGGGCGACGGCGGCATCCTCGCCACCCACATGAAAGCGGACGGCTCCTTGGGGTATTTGCTGGAGATGCCGGGCGGCGGCTCGCGCCAACCGCCTACCCACGAATCGCTCGACGCGAAGCTGCACTACATAAAGATGGCGGGGCGGGAGGTCTTCAAAAACGCCGTGCGGTCGATGGTCGAGGCGGGGCAATACGTCCTCGACGAGGCGGGCTACACCGGCGAAGACGTCGACCTCCTCATACCGCATCAGGCCAACTGGCGCATCATGAGCGTCGTGGCCGACAAGCTCAAAATCCCGCACGAGAAGGTCTTCGTAAACCTGGACAAGTACGGCAACACCTCCGCGGCCTCCATCCCCATCGCGCTGTCGGAAGCGGTGGAGCAAGGGCGCGTAAAAGCGGGCGACCTCGTGCTGAACGTCGCCTTCGGCGCCGGGTTCACGTGGGCCGCGAATTTAGTGCGATGGGAATAG
- the plsX gene encoding phosphate acyltransferase PlsX yields MKIVVDGMGSDAAPANEAAGCVKALKESPDLEILLVGDPKRLAKELRKYAVPGGRIEVVPASEIIGMDEKPAEALRKKKDASIRVGAICVREGRGEAFVSAGNTGAAAMASLIAIGRARGVRRPAIAALFPTREGHCVVLDVGANLFCKGVHLHQFAIMGEVYAQCIFDLERPRVGLLSIGEEAAKGSEAVFEAHRLLSQAPVNYIGYVEGGDILNGKADVVACDGFTGNVLLKFAESVPAIVFSGLRSEVKRDLLVRIGAGLSRAALRRVKKRWDYAEYGGAPLLGVNGGVIICHGKSSPKAIMNAILVAEKYVHFGATEKITDKLGRFADGG; encoded by the coding sequence CGCGGCCCCGGCAAACGAGGCCGCCGGCTGCGTCAAGGCGCTTAAAGAGTCTCCCGACCTCGAGATATTGTTGGTGGGCGACCCGAAGCGGCTCGCGAAGGAACTGCGGAAATACGCCGTTCCGGGCGGCCGCATCGAAGTCGTGCCGGCTTCCGAGATAATAGGCATGGACGAGAAACCGGCCGAAGCCCTTCGCAAGAAAAAAGACGCCTCCATACGAGTAGGGGCCATCTGCGTACGCGAAGGCCGGGGCGAAGCCTTCGTCTCGGCGGGCAACACCGGCGCCGCGGCCATGGCATCCCTTATAGCCATAGGTCGCGCGCGGGGCGTGCGACGGCCCGCCATCGCGGCGCTATTCCCAACGCGGGAAGGCCACTGCGTCGTGCTGGACGTCGGCGCCAACCTCTTCTGCAAAGGCGTCCACCTGCACCAGTTCGCGATAATGGGCGAAGTTTACGCCCAGTGCATCTTCGATCTCGAGCGGCCGCGCGTCGGCCTGCTCTCCATCGGCGAAGAGGCCGCCAAAGGCTCGGAGGCGGTTTTCGAAGCTCATCGCTTACTCTCGCAAGCGCCCGTGAACTATATCGGCTACGTCGAGGGGGGCGACATCCTTAACGGCAAGGCCGACGTGGTAGCTTGCGACGGCTTTACCGGCAACGTCTTGCTGAAATTCGCCGAATCGGTGCCCGCCATCGTCTTCTCGGGGCTCAGGAGCGAGGTCAAGCGCGACCTCCTGGTACGGATCGGCGCCGGCCTTTCGCGCGCGGCCCTGCGCCGCGTCAAGAAGCGATGGGACTACGCCGAGTACGGCGGCGCGCCGCTTCTAGGCGTCAACGGCGGCGTAATTATATGCCACGGCAAGTCGTCGCCCAAAGCGATTATGAACGCTATCCTGGTAGCGGAGAAATACGTCCACTTCGGCGCGACCGAGAAGATAACCGACAAGCTCGGGAGGTTCGCCGATGGCGGGTAA